Genomic segment of Deltaproteobacteria bacterium:
AGGAATCGCTGGCGGAAAGTTACCGGTTTGTCCACGCCCCGGCCCAGTACGGCGCCTGCGTCATGTGCCATAATCCGCATGAATCGCCGAACAAGTTCATGCTACAGACTGCACCGATGGGACGTCTCTGTTTCAGGTGTCACGAGGGCAATCGGATCATGAGGACTCCTGCACATTCCGGCATCGGGAAGGAATCTTGCACGAAATGTCACGATCCGCACGGGAGCAACAGACGTTTCATGCTGAAAGAGACATTGAATCTTCCGAAATCGAAAGACCTTTCGCCGGAAAATGTAAAAAGGGGGAAAGAGAGGAGGCGTGGTTGATTTCCCCGCATGATACCGGTAGAAGAAGACCTGCCGGACTGCTTTTCTTCCTGGCGCTTCTCCTCTCTCTTCTCCTGGCCCCGCCGGGAGGTGGATCTTCGGCCTTTGCATACAGGGTTCCGATCCGCCTTTTCCGGATCACGGGGATGGGCGGTTCACTCGGATTCAGTACCGGCCTTTCCAACAGTGACCAGGAAAACAAACATACCGGAACGCCCGCTCAATCCACAAACCGCTCTTATTCCGAACATGTCAGCTTGGGATTTTCCGGGTATGTTTATCATCCTTATCTGCTCACTTTCCGCGGGCATACATCCCTGGGCCTGCAGCGAAGCATCAGCAACAGCGGCAGCAATCGGGAGCGAACATTGCGCCACAAAAACCTGCTCTACGACCTTTACATAAAGATACTGAAGCGCAAGTCCCTGAACCTCGCACTCAATTTTAACCGGGACCGAACAATCAACTGGGGAACCTTCTCGGAAGACCGGATACAAACCAGCACCCTCGAGGAGGCGATACTCTCGTACAAAAACGACGTCTTCCCGTGTACGGTCCGGGCCCGCAAGAACAGCAGACGGCAGGAAGCCGATACCACCTATACGGATACATCCCATTCTATATCCGCAACCGGTACCTACAGCAACGATCGTATCGGCACCGCCGATATCAGCTATTCGTCAGGACATGCGATGACGGAGAATACGGATATCGATACCCGGGACCATACCTTCTCTTTGCACCATTTTCTCTCCTTCGGCAGGGGAGGGACCCGTCTGAGGGATACTTTCATGATGATGGACCGGCGAGGAACAACAAACACCCGTAAGCAGATCCTTTTCTCGACGGGGGTCTCCACACGGCTGTCCAGCTCTCTCCGGTCCGGCATGGGCTACTCCTTTCACCGGTCAACGCAGATGTCGGATCTGCCCGGGTCGGGAAAATCCCGCTCCACCTCACAGTCCGGTTCGTGGTCGCTGGGTCATCAACTTTATCGAAGTCTCAGCACCTCCCTCAGTATAAGCGGGAGCAAGTCACGTTACGAAACCGGAAGTTTTTATCAAACAAAAGAACGGGCGCGTTGGCGCTACAACAAGAAAATCCCGGCCGGGAATTTCCATCTCAGTTATGGTCTGAGTTTCCGGCAACACAGGGAGGACATGGAGGCGGGCACAAACCGGGTGAACGACGAAAAACACAAATTCGGAGAAAACCCGACGGAACCCGACGTCATCGAACTCCGGTACGATTTCGCCAATACGAAGACCATTGAGATTTTCGACGCATCCGGCTTATTCCCGGCCGAAGACAGGGACGGCAACATCATGGCCGAAGGGGTCCACTACGAGGTGCATCAAGATGCAAACGGGGTGACAAGACTCCAACTCCTTCCTCCATACAACGATCCGGCAAGCCCTGAGAGCCTGATCGGCTATCAGACCCTTACGCTGATATACGAATACCAGGTTCTCTCCTCTCTCGACTACAATTCATTCGGCCAGGGATACGGCATCGGTTTCAGCCTATGGCAACATCTCGCCTTCGGGTATGGCGCATCGGTCGGTAAGCACAAAAAGATACATGGGGTCGATACGGGGAACCGGATCGACTCGACAAGAAGCAAACAATACCGTATCTCGCTGCACTACCCGCATTCCGATACCAGGGCGGTGCGAAAAGAGTTCCGCTCCAAAAGGGCTCCCCGTGAATCAGAAGGCATTACAGAAAGCATACACTACCGGCTCCCCTACCATATCACCTGGAACATGCACGCCGCCTACTCCCGTACGAAGTCCTTCTCGCGGGAGAGCACCAGCTACAGTCGGAGCATCGGAACGGGGATTTCCACTCTGCTGCCATACCGCATTTCCTGGGGGTTATCGGGGAACTACAGCAATCGAAGTTCAACGAATGATCAGTCGATTTCCTTCAATATCTCCTCACATCTTTCCTGGAGTTACCGCCGGTTCAACATCCAGCTTAACTATGACCTTTTCCACAGCCGGTACGAGTTCACGGGCACCAGGGAAAAACGTCGTCTTTATCTCAGTGCAACACGCGATTTCTGACCCGCCGCCGAAGGAAGGAGCTGTCTATGGATCCTCGCCATATGCTGAAAAAGAACCGGGCCCTGCCAATCCTGTGGGGACTCCTTTTGCCGGTCCTCCTGTCCTCATTTTCCTGTATTCTTCACAGGGGAGACGCCCCCCCCGCGGAAAAGGCAACCGTCGAGGCACGGGAACGGGTCTGGCCCTGCCCTCCGGCCCCCGCCCGGATCCGTTATTTGCACTCCATTTCGTTTCCCAATGACCTGCGAAGCAGTCACACCCTGTGGAACCGGATGCTCGCCCTCCTCGCTGGGAAAAATACCGTCCGGATGATCCGGCCCTACGGACTCGACATCGACACCGAAGGAAACATGCTCATCACCGACCCGGGCGCACACAGGGTCTATCTTTATGGTACGTCGGACGGTTCATGCCTCATCTTCCCGAAGACCGGGAAGAAGAGGGTACTCATCACACCCATGGATGCCGCCTTCGACGGCGGAGGAGAGATACTGGTCTCCGATTCGGCAGCGGGAGCGGTCTACCGTTTCGACCGTAAAGGACATCTGAAGGAAACGATCGGGACATTCAAACGCCCCACCGGGCTGGATGTAAACCATGAATCAAAGCGGCTCTATGTCGTCGACACCCTGGCCCACAGGATCCGGGTCTACGGCCTGAACGGGAAACACCTTTTCGATTTCGGCAAACGGGGTTCCGCCCATGGCGCATTCAACTACCCGACCCATATCGCCCTCGACAGCGCGGGCCGGGTTTATGTGACCGACGCCATGAACTTCCGGATCCAGGCCTTCACCCCGGACGGAAAGTTCCTCTATGCCATCGGCAATAACGGGGACGGTCCCGGCGCTCTTTCCAAACCGAAAGGGGTCGGCCTGGACAGTGACGGGAATCTCTATGTGGCCGACGCCATCTTCAACAACGTGCAGATCCTGAACCGGAAAGGGGAGCCGCTCCTCTACTTCGGGAAGTATGGGACAAAACCGGGGGAGTTCTCCATGCCGGCGGATCTTGTGATCGATTCAAAGGACCGGATCTACGTAGCCGATTCCTACAACCGGAGGATCCAGGTATTTCAGTATATCAAGGCGTCGGGAAGAAGGGTTCTCCCCTGACCGGCCGACAGATGGAGGAACTGACAATGAAAACGAAACGAGTATTCCGGACCTTTCGGCAGAAAGTGTTGATTGCACTCTCTCTTCCTCTTCTGGCACTCTCTCTCACCCCTCCTGCCTTTGCAAACCTGATCCAGGATACAAAACACAATCTTTCCGCGCAGGGTCCCGGCACAATCAAGGCAACCTCGGGAAAACGGCTCTGCGTCTTCTGCCATACGCCGCATCATGCTACGGGTCCGCTCCTTTGGAACCGTGACGATCCCACATCGACCTATATCCCTTACCAGAGCAGCACGGCGCCGGTTCTTCCCGGTCAGCCGACGGGGGGATCGAGGCTCTGTCTCTCCTGCCACGACGGCACGATTGCGATCGGCGCCGTGGCGAGCAGTCCGACGGAGATCGAAATGACGCAACGCTTTTTGGACAGTGGCTCCTCGGCCCTCGGAACGGACCTGTCCGACGATCATCCGATCTCGTTTGTCTACGACAGTACAATCAACACCTCAAACCCGGAGTACAAGGACCCGGGGCTTCTTATCGACCAGGTCCAGCTCGACCGCAACGGGGAGATGCAGTGCACATCCTGCCACGACCCGCACGACAATGAGTTCGGCAAATTCCTCGTGGAAGACAATACCGGCTCCGCCATCTGCACGGAATGTCATCAACCGACAGGATGGACCGCCACCCCTCACGACCTCTCCACCGCAGGCTGGAACGGCAACGGCGCCGACCCCTGGCCCCATACCACCTATACTACCGTTGAAGATAACGGCTGCGAGAACTGCCATCGGCCACACACGGCCGGCAGACATGAGCGCATTCTGAATTTTTCAGCGGAGGAAGAAAACTGTCTGCGGTGTCATGACGGCAATGTTGCATCAACGGACGTCCAGTCCGAGCTTTCAAAGCTCTCCAGTCACCCCGTTGCAAATACGCTCGGAGTCCATGACCCTCTGGAAAATCCGGCAACGATGAACCGGCATGTAGAATGCGTTGACTGTCACAATCCGCACCAGGCAAACGGTCAGACCGCCACGGCGCCGAATGTCTCCGGGGCGCTGCAGGGAGTAACGGGCGTCAACATTTCCGGCCTCAAAGTAACGCCCGCATCTTACCAATACGAGATTTGTTTCAAATGCCACGGCGATACCGATCCGGGCCCGCCTCCGGTAACCCGGCAGATCCAGGAAGTCAACAAGCGGCTCCAGTTTGACCTCACCAGTCCCTCCTACCACCCAGTGGAGGGTGCCGGGGTCAATACAAATGTCCCAACCCTGATCGCTCCCTACACCCCGACCACAATAATTTACTGTACGGACTGTCACAACAATGACAGCGGTCCCGGCGGCGGCGGGAACGGCCCGGCCGGGCCGCACGGTTCACAGTGGCCTTATCTGCTTGAGCGGGAATACGACTTGGCGGACAACACCCTGGAGACACCGAGCACCTATGCCCTATGCTACAAATGTCACAATCGAACCCTCCTCCTGCAGACGCCGAGCCCGGACGGTTTTCCGCACGACACCCATGTGCTTCCGGGGACCAACAATAACGGCAACGCCCCCTGTTCAATCTGCCACGATCCCCATGGGATCAGTAATTCTCTCGGGAACGGCACGAACAACGCCCACCTGATTAATTTCGACACCACGATCGTAACTCCGGACCCAGGGTCCGGCAAACTTGAATACGATTCATTGGGGACTTTCCACGTGGAGTGTTACCTCTCCTGCCATAATTATGACCACAGTCCCTCATCCTACTAATTGCAAAGGAGTCCTCTTATGCGCCGTAAAAGAATTATTTCACTTTTAATCCTGCTTTTGATTCCGGTCAGCCTCTTCGCCGCGGAGAACGACCCGGTGGTGGCGCAGGTCAACGGAACCCCGATCGCACAGTCGAAGCTCTACGGGGCGTACCAGCGTCTGATTCCCCTCAATATGTTCCACAGGAAGGTCACGTCGGAAGTCAAGAATCGGCTTCTGCGAAAGGCCCTGCACGAATTGATCGACAAGGAACTCAAACTCCAGGAAGCTCAACGCTTGGGAATCTCCCTGCCGGAAGAAGATCTTGAGACGGCTGTAAAGGAGCTGATTGCACGTTATCCGAGCCGAGAGGCCTACAGGGCGCGGCTTATGAAGCTGAAGGTGTCAGAAAAAGAGGTCCGG
This window contains:
- a CDS encoding 6-bladed beta-propeller, with translation MDPRHMLKKNRALPILWGLLLPVLLSSFSCILHRGDAPPAEKATVEARERVWPCPPAPARIRYLHSISFPNDLRSSHTLWNRMLALLAGKNTVRMIRPYGLDIDTEGNMLITDPGAHRVYLYGTSDGSCLIFPKTGKKRVLITPMDAAFDGGGEILVSDSAAGAVYRFDRKGHLKETIGTFKRPTGLDVNHESKRLYVVDTLAHRIRVYGLNGKHLFDFGKRGSAHGAFNYPTHIALDSAGRVYVTDAMNFRIQAFTPDGKFLYAIGNNGDGPGALSKPKGVGLDSDGNLYVADAIFNNVQILNRKGEPLLYFGKYGTKPGEFSMPADLVIDSKDRIYVADSYNRRIQVFQYIKASGRRVLP